In bacterium, the sequence CGTCCGTCGACGGTTCAAGTTCGAAAACCGGCGGCAGGTACGGCGACAGCTCGACGATCACCGGTGCGTTCGGGTGAATGAGCAGAAGTTGCGGGAAGAAGATCGCGAGCGTCGAGGTCTTGAGCGCCGGATCGCTAAACTCGAAGCGAAGCACGCCGGAGCGGTAAACCTCGTACAGGATCTGATTGATGATGTCGTCGTTGATCGCGATGCCGAAGCCGTAGGGCGTCGAGGTGCCGGGGATGAACGTCCCGAACACCGGCTTGCTTCCCGGCTTTTTCCAGCTACCCGGGAAAACCGGCATCGTTGGATCGATGTTGTCCGCGGACATCATCGCCTGGATCCAGACGAGAAGGCCCGACAGGTCCGTGCTTGCGGCCTGGAAGCGCGCGTCCAGATAGAAGGTTTCGCCGAGCAAATCGAAATCCGTCGAAAGATCCAGATCGCCGAGCAGGTCCTCGAGCGCCTCTTCGATCACCGGCTGAATCAGCTCGGGCCCGATCAGCGAGAACAGCGCGGAGATCCCGCCGGTGAGGTCGTCGAAGAACTCGACAAGATCGCCGAGGATGAGGAGCAGCTCGTCGATGTCCAGGTTGACGAGGGTCGTCGACAGGTTCGAAAAGCTCACGTCGAGGCTGCCGCCCGAGGCGGTCACGTTGATCTTGGCGCTGAAGTCGATGCGGTCCGCGCCGAAGCTCCCGGAATCCGAGAAACCGATGCCGATCAAATCGCCGTAGAAGCGGACGTCGAGGTTGATGTTCGGGATAGACGCGTAGAAGTAGATGCCGTCGGCGTTTGCCTGCAAGTCGAGAATGGGTTGATCCATCGTGATGGTCTGCAGCTCGATGTACGCGTTGGTGCAGATGCCCCACAAGCACCCCAGGTCGAACAGCTCGACGGGGCTGTTCTCGTGCAGGTACTGGTTGATGTCGAGTGCGGTGATCAGCCCGACGATCAGGTCCTGGATCGCCTCCAGACCGACGGGGGTCACGGCGGCGCCGAACGAGTCGTTGGCCAGCGTGTTGTTGCTGATGAATTCGCCGGAGAGCACGGAGATGTTGCCGTCACCCAGCGAATAACCCTGCGCGTTGAACGCCTCGGCCACGATGGTGTTGAGGCCCGGGATGAGCGGGACGGTGATGGAGAAATTGCCGTTGCTATAGCTTGGCACCGCGCCGTTGACCTTCACGTTGTAGCAGGCCAGGTCGTTGACCTTGCACGTGCCCTCGACAAGCACGCTCGTCGCCTGCGTGAACGTGCCGCGCGCCGGCTTGGTGAAGGTGATGCGCGCCGAGTCGAGAAGCTCGATTTCGACCTTGATGCTGTTGGACAAGGCGTATCCGGGCACCTTCGCCCGCAGGTTGAATGTCCCCTGCTTGTCGAAACGCACCCAGCCCTCGGAGGCGTTGTAGGTCACGCCGTCCTTCAGCGGCTGGATGTCGAGCGTGTAGTTGAGGGACAGTCCGATAAACTGGTCGAACTGATCGTAGAGCGCGACCTCCATGTAGAACTCGGAGCCGGGGAAAAACTTCAGCGCGGGGTTTGACGGATCGGGTTCGAGCGACAAGACGGCATACGGCTGCGGGCCGGAATCGTCGTCCGCGTCGTCGTCGAAGTCGTCGTCGAAATCGTCGTCGGAGTCGTCGTCGAAATCGTCGTCAAAGTCATCGTCAAAATCGTCATCGAAATCGTCGTCGAAGGCGTCGTCATCGTCGTCATCGAAGTCGTCGTCATCGCCGCCGCCGGCGTCGTCGTCGCCGCCGCCATTGTTGTCGTCGTCATCCGGGTCGATGCCGTCAAAGTCGTCGTCGGCGTCGCCGCGAATGGGCGGCGCTTCGTCGCCCTCGCTGTCGCCCTCGCCGCAGCCCAGGGCGCCGGTCAGCGACGCGGCAAAAAGCACGACAAAAAGCGCGAGCCAGTGCCCGCGCGCGCTGCGAATGTTCATCCCGAAATTCCTGATCACGATCGCACCCCCCAAAGGCGCTCGAAACGCGGCGCACGTCGCCGCCCGTCCCCATGGGACGCGAACCACGGAAGCCGTGATTCAAACGGCGAAATCATACCAAAAATCGTGCGTAAAGTGAATGGAGATATTGATAACAACATCCTGAAAAACCGACCCGTTTTTGTCCTCGGATCGTCAGCGCGCTGCCCTGGGACCGCGGGCCGCCGGCCCGTTTGGGATTGCGTCGTTCCTGGGACCGCGGGCTGCCGGCCCGCTTCGGTGCGTCGTTCCTGGGATCGCGGGCCGCCGGCCCGCTTGGGATTGCGTCGTTCCTGGGATTGCGGGCCGCTGGCCCGCTGCGGTGCGTCGTTCCTGGGACCGCGGGCCGCCGGCCCGCTTAGGATTCCTTGGTAACGACAAGCGCCTGCGTCTCGCCCGCTGCGTATAGCGCCGCGCTGCTCCACCTCCAATCCTCGGCGCGATCGACAAACCCGGCCTTGACCGGATTTTCGTGGATGTATTCGACCGCGTTTTTAAAATGCGCTTCGTTTCGAATAAAACGGTCCCAATATTCCGCCTGCCAGACCTGACCGCTTCGCCCAAGAACGGCGTTGATCTTCTTGGCGGTGTACGACTTCCACGACCAGATGACGCCCGCGAGCAAGTGTGGGGGAATCATCTCGACCAGCCGGTGGACGTGATTGGGCATGATCACCCACGCGAGGATGCGGTATCGCACGCCGTCGAAGTGAAGCCAGTTCTCAAGCACGATCCCGGCAATTGTCTCGTCGCGTAACCAACACGCACCACGGCCCGCGTCGAGGTATCGCTCGATTCTCCGGCGATAGGCG encodes:
- a CDS encoding transposase, giving the protein MSDISGMTERPKYGWHSRGYLPHFDSSFATQFITYRLADAIPRETAEKLHASAKHENDDAYRRRIERYLDAGRGACWLRDETIAGIVLENWLHFDGVRYRILAWVIMPNHVHRLVEMIPPHLLAGVIWSWKSYTAKKINAVLGRSGQVWQAEYWDRFIRNEAHFKNAVEYIHENPVKAGFVDRAEDWRWSSAALYAAGETQALVVTKES